From one Parambassis ranga chromosome 5, fParRan2.1, whole genome shotgun sequence genomic stretch:
- the LOC114436314 gene encoding PAK4-inhibitor INKA2-like, whose amino-acid sequence MEQQLSKPECRNMDSCLRRLKQELLSMKEAGDGLHAQMNSMMGALQELKLLQVQTALESLDISGRPINRGMPHPTPTAPPDPSAAAASALGSGNGSCCRQTNHQEPIPSPMPSPRPSLESRNSFTHDDQTTSRNRSSLGTSSSSASSLESESESSGRSGRSARSENDLESIPKRWSGYAAPQVEFYGPAVGNPPSEPYAYPQAPHRAHVVDLPGILYSLSREGPSLDSDYSQDSTDDASDWTSSLMSRSRNRQPLVLGDNVFADLVGNWLDLPEVEREEGEEEERRKNREERTMESVADRPDTPAHPLRLSRSQEICRKFSLTTNIFKKFLRSVRPDRDKLLKERPGWMAPELPEGDLFKRPKKLVPKNSKGSFYLPFWAGVQQGKGRQCLHLAESEMNHHQHPHHQHFPHFHQQPFAGIYIDRRQPESGLQKMQPLFDYNTAVWV is encoded by the exons atGGAACAGCAGCTCTCCAAACCAGAATGCAGGAACATGGATTCGTGTCTGAGACGGCTGAAACAAGAACTG CTGTCCATGAAAGAAGCTGGAGATGGCCTCCATGCTCAGATGAATTCAATGATGGGAGCCCTTCAGGAACTCAAACTTCTTCAGGTACAGACAGCGCTGGAAAGCCTTGATATTTCAGGGAGGCCCATTAACCGTGGCATGCCACATCCTACTCCGACCGCTCCTCCTGacccttcagctgcagcagcatcagctttAGGAAGTGGTAATGGTTCCTGTTGTAGACAAACCAACCACCAAGAGCCAATCCCAAGTCCGATGCCAAGTCCAAGGCCGTCTTTGGAAAGCAGAAACAGCTTCACTCATGATGATCAGACTACATCGAGAAACAGGAGCAGCCTGGGAACCTCATCATCCTCTGCGTCCAGTCtggagagtgagagtgaaagCAGTGGAAGAAGCGGAAGGAGTGCAAGAAGCGAGAACGACCTCGAGTCTATACCCAAGAGGTGGTCCGGGTATGCAGCCCCTCAGGTGGAGTTCTACGGACCAGCGGTGGGAAACCCTCCGTCAGAGCCATATGCCTATCCACAGGCTCCACACCGAGCACATGTGGTGGATCTGCCAGGGATTCTGTACAGCCTCTCCAGAGAGGGCCCCTCTTTGGACAGCGACTACTCCCAGGACAGCACAGATGATGCAAGTGACTGGACTTCTTCACTCATGAGCCGCAGCCGCAACCGACAGCCCTTAGTGCTGGGTGATAATGTATTCGCAGACCTCGTAGGCAACTGGCTGGACCTGCcggaggtggagagagaggaaggagaagaagaagaaagaaggaagaatagagaggagaggacaatGGAAAGTGTGGCAGACAGGCCGGACACCCCGGCTCACCCGCTCCGCCTCAGCCGCTCACAGGAGATCTGCAGAAAGTTCTCGCTCACCACAAACATCTTTAAGAAGTTTCTGCGCAGCGTCCGGCCCGACAGGGACAAGCTTCTGAAAGAGAGACCCGGCTGGATGGCACCCGAGCTGCCAGAGGGAGACCTCTTCAAACGGCCGAAGAAACTGGTTCCTAAAAATTCAAAAGGCAGCTTTTACCTGCCATTCTGGGCAGGTGTACAGCAAGGCAAAGGCAGGCAATGTCTGCATCTTGCCGAGTCAGAGATGAACCACCACCAACATCCACACCATCAGCACTTCCCCCACTTCCACCAGCAGCCGTTTGCAGGGATTTATATAGACAGAAGGCAGCCAGAGTCTGGTCTGCAGAAAATGCAGCCCTTGTTTGACTacaacacagctgtgtgggtcTGA